From the genome of Magnolia sinica isolate HGM2019 chromosome 12, MsV1, whole genome shotgun sequence:
TTTCGCTCATTGGCTTTGGGCTAAGCTCGGTAGGGAAGCgccctgatcaagcaaatggGCTTAGCTTATGTCGAGGCGATGTTCCAAGCTCCGATTGCAAGAAGTGTCTTGTTGGTGCGATTAGTGATCTTCGTGATCTATGTCCATACAAGGAAGATGCAGTCATCTGGTTTGATAATTGTCTCTTGCGCTACTCGAATGTTGATTTCTTTGGGGAAGTCGACACCATCAACAGGTTCTATATGTTGAACACACAAAGCGTAAATGACCCAGCTGCGTTTAATAAAAAAACCAAGGAATTACTACACCATTTGTCACATGAAGCTTACCTCAGCCCATTGATGTATGCTAGTGGAGATGTGGAGATTGGAGAACATGAGAAGCTGTATGGTTTGGCTCAGTGTACAAGGGATCTTTCTGGTGGGGATTGTAAGAAGTGCTTGGAGAGTGCCATAAGTGACCTTCCAAGCTGTTGTTACGGGAAGAAAGGTGGAAGAGTTGTTGGGGGGAGTTGTAATATAAGGTATGAGATTTACCCTTTTCTGAATGCCTAGACATGTCATTCATGTCTGTAGTTGTAATAATAGGGGATTCTTGTTGTATCCCCCCTGGAAATAGATTCTTTTATTTAACTTCATTTGCTATTATGTTTGGTTAAATGGAAAGGTAATATATCAGGAGGCCGGAAACCTGACCTCTCCCTAAAAACAAAATCAGGCTACAAAAGTAACATCCAGGGTGAAAGATGCCCGGACATTCAAAAggcgtagtttttttttttttttttttttttttttaaaaaaataatctaaaatgagGGTGGTTGGATATATGATTAAAGAATGAGAGTGATGCCTAATCTCATCCTGTTAGTCAGactaaaaaatcaaaataaaaagggaaattgACTATACTAGCCTCGATGCATGGTCAAATTTCCTAAAAAAATtaaacctttcaaatattccgaAGGTGGCCTTTTGACAAACTTCTGAAAATTACtaggaccaaaatgccctttgcccttggttcagtagttgtacggtttttcaGTGAATAAGAAATTGCGTCGTATTTAATGATGCATACAGGACCCTTTTTTTGGGCGTGGCAAGGCCCAACTCTTGGGgctcacactgatgtatgtgtataatccatgtcacccatccttcttgtcatgtcattttagggctagggcccaaacaTCAGCCTGATGCAGAGCTAGTGGgtgccacataatagaaaataatggtgatagtgtTACCCACTATTGatactttccaagctcactgcgatgtttgttagaagtggataccGCATAAggcaggactttttgggcccacgatgaGCTgtctgacaaggtggatggaatgaATCACCCAATTATgagccttaggctattgtaccaatggctaatatttcatttggtagtaaaggacaTGAACATGTGACACCAATGACcgatataatatgacaaccacgacccatataacatgaaaactacgacccatgcaaaccacgacccatatggtcccacatagatgtatgtgtataatccataccACCtgtcctttttgccgtgtcattttaggggtagggcccaaatatcagcttgttccagcGCTcgcgtgggccacaaaatagaaaataatggtgactgttgaaacttttcaagctcattgtgatgtttgttagaagtggacactgcccaagtcaggacatTTCGAGCCCACGGTGAGCTGGCCGActaggtggatggatcggatacCCCATCATaggccttaagttatggtaccagTTGCTagatagtaaaggaagtgaacacgtgaaaatcacgattcatataacatgacaactacaatccatataacatgacaactacaactcaTGCAAACCACGACACAAATGGGCCCATATTGtcgtatgtgtataatccatgtcgtcaatcctttttgtcgtgtcattttagggctagggcccaagtcttagcctgatccagtgctcgtaTGTGCCACATAatggaaaataatggtgactgttgaaacttttcaggctcactgtgatgtttattagaagtggacactgcctaagtcaggactttcTAGGCCCATTGTGAACTGGCCGACAAAGTTggtggatcggatcaccccatcatGGGCCTTAAGAAATGGTAACAGTAGCTAGATAGTAAAGGAATTGAACACATGAAAACCAagatccatataacataacaactacgacccatacaaACCACCAcctatatgggcccacattgatgtatgtgtataatccatgccgcccatccattttcccTTGTCATTTAGGGATAGGGCCCaagtatcagcctgatctagtgcTCGTGTGAGCCACATAACAGAAAATAATgg
Proteins encoded in this window:
- the LOC131220592 gene encoding cysteine-rich repeat secretory protein 38-like — its product is MEFLRLTSLYLLSFVLLLHGLHAADPLYHMCSSRKNYTANSPFSKNLNKMLTSLPTKVSLIGFGLSSVGKRPDQANGLSLCRGDVPSSDCKKCLVGAISDLRDLCPYKEDAVIWFDNCLLRYSNVDFFGEVDTINRFYMLNTQSVNDPAAFNKKTKELLHHLSHEAYLSPLMYASGDVEIGEHEKLYGLAQCTRDLSGGDCKKCLESAISDLPSCCYGKKGGRVVGGSCNIRYEIYPFLNA